From Micromonospora echinospora:
AACCCGGCCGGCCTGCCCGAGGACGAGTTCCGGCGGCAGTTCCCGACCGCGCGGGCGGCGTACCTGCTCTCGGCGGACTGCGGCGAGCTGGCGAAGATCCTCGACGTGACCCGGACCGGCGACGACCCGTTGACCGGGGCGCGGCGGGAGCTGAAGGAGTACCTGCTCGGCCCGGCCGGGTCGAACCCGATGGACCGCTTCCGCGACGAGATCGGCCGGCTCTGCGGCTGAGACGTACCGACGACGAGGGGCGACGACCGGCGTGGTCGTCGCCCCTTGTCGTCTGTTCAGCCCTGGTGCGGCGGGTTGTCGACGTCGCGGGAGACGACCTCGCCCTTGGCGTCGACCCAGCCCTTCGGCCGGGCCGGGTTGCCGGCCACCAGCTGGTACGGCTTGACGTCGCGGGTCACCACCGAACCGGCCGCGATCATCGCGTACTCGCCCACCTCGATGCCGCAGACGAGCGTGGCGTTCGCGCCGATCGAGGCGCCGCGGCGGACCAGCGTCGGGGTGATCGTCCAGTCCGGATTCTGGGCGCGCGGGCGGAAGTCGTTGGTGAACACCGCGCAGGGGCCCACGAAAACCTCGTCCTCGAGGGTCACGCCCTGGTAGACCGAGACGTTGTTCTGGATCTTCACCAGGTCGCCCACCGTGACGCCCGCGTCGACGTAGACGTTGCGGCCGATCACGCAGCCGGCGCCGACCTGTGCGCTCGACCGGATGTGCGCCAGGTGCCAGACCTTGGTGCCGTCGCCGACCTTGGCGCCGTCCTCCACGTCGGCCGTCGGGTGGACGAAGACGGAGGCGGACCGGTCGTTGCTGTCAGTCATCTCAACTCGCATCGTGGCAGGGCGCGTCGCGCCGTCGGGCGGGCTCGACGCAGCATAACTAGCGCTCACCCGAGCAGTTCGGCCACCGCGTCGGCGGCGGGCCGGTCGGCCGGCAGCGGATGCGCGGCGACCACCGCGTCCACCGGCAGCGCGGCGTACAGGTGCGGGAAGAGAGCGCCGCCGCGGGACACCTCCCAGCGCAGCGCGTCGCCGAGCCGCGCCTCGTCCACCGCGAGCAGAGTCAGGCCGGTGACCCCGGCGAAGACCCGGCGGGCCGTCTCCACCACCTGGTCGGCGGCGGAGAGGTGTACGTAGCCGTCCTGCCGGTCCATCGCGGTGCCGGTGAACCGCCCGGCGGCCCGTGCCCCGGCCCACTCGTCGTCGGAGAGAATCTTGTAGATCACGGCAGCAGCCTAGAGCGCGCTCGCGTCCCGGCGGCGCGTCTGCCACCATTCCCAGGGCACACGTCGAGCGGAGGGAGGAACGGGTGCGGATCCTCCTGGTCGAGGACGACCGTCGGGTCGCCGCCGCGCTGTCGTCCGCGCTGACCCGGCGCGGCTACCAGGTGGAACACGCGGCCACAGTCGCCGCAGCGCTCTCCGCCGCCCCCTGCGACCTGGTGCTGCTCGACCTGACGCTGCCCGACGGCGACGGCACCGAGGTGTGCCGCGAGCTGCGCCGGCGCAGCAGCCAGCTCGGCATCATCGCGGTGACCGCGCGCGGCGAGGAACGCGACCGGGTGCTGGGCCTGCGGCTGGGCGCCGACGACTACGTGGTCAAGCCGTTCTCGATGGTGGAGTTGCAGGCGCGGATCGAGGCGGTGCTGCGCCGCGCCGCGCACACCGTCCCGGAGCGTCACCTCATCGAGGCCGGGCCGGTGCGCATCGACGTCGGCGGCCGGACGGTGAGCGTGGCCGGCCGGGACGTGGCGCTGACCCGCAAGGAGTTCGACATCCTGCTCTCGCTGGCCCGCCAGCCGGGGGTGGCGGTGCCGCGCGAGCGGATCCTGCTCGACGTGTGGGGCACCACCTGGGCCGACCGGCACACGGTGGAGGTGCACGTCGGGTCGCTGCGCGGCAAGCTCGGCGACGCGACGCTCGTGGAGACCGTACGCGGGGTCGGCTACCGGCTCCGCGGCGCGTGAGGAGGGGCCCGTGCGTCGCCGCCTGGTGATCAGCTATCTGCTGCTGATGGTGCTCGTCCTGATCGCCCTGGAGACGCCGCTGGCGTTCACGCTGGCCTCCCGGGAGACCGACCGGGTACGCGCCGATCGCCTCGCCGACGCCACCCGCTTCGCCTCGCTGGCCGGCCCGGCGCTGCGCGGCGGCAGTCCTGGCCCGCTCGACGGGGAACTGGCCGCCTACGACGCCCTCTACAACATCGGCGCCGCGGTGGTGGACCGGGAGCGCCGTACCGTGGCCGCCTCGTCGGCCTGGGAGCCGGGCGCGGGCACCGGCCCGGCGCTCGACACCGCGCTGTCCGGGCAGCAGTTCAGCGGGCCGGAGTCGGTCTGGCCGTGGGGCGACGGGCCGGTGGTGACCGCCGTGCCGATCAACGACGGCGGCGAGGTGCTCGGCGCCGTGGTGACCACCAGCCCGGCGGACGGGGTACGCCGTACCGTCAGCACATGGTGGCTGCTGCTGGCCGGCATCGGCCTGCTCGCGGTGCTGGCCTGCGTCTCCACCGCGTTCGGGCTGGCCGGCTGGGTGCTGCGCCCGGTCACCGAGCTGGACGCGGTGACCCACGAGATCGCCGAGGGCCGCCGGACCGCGCGGGTACGCCCCCGGCTCGGGCCACCCGAGCTGCGCCGGCTCGCGACGAGCTTCAACGACATGGCCGACGCGGTCTCCGACGTGATGGACCGGCAGCGCGCGTTCGTCGCGCACGCCAGCCACCAGCTCCGCAACCCGCTGACCGCGTTGCGGCTGCGGGTGGAGGAACTGGGTCCCAGCCTCGGCGACGCCGACGGGCGGGCCGAGCACCGGCTCGCGCTGGAGGAAACCGACCGGCTGGCCACCGTGCTCGACGCGCTGCTGACCCTGGCTCGCGCCGAGCGGGAGGAGAACCAGCGGGTCACCGTGGACGCCGCCGCCTCGGCCGCCTCCCGGGTGGCGGCCTGGCTGCCGCTGGCCCGGCACCGCGAGGTCGCGCTGCGCCTCGACGCGGACGGCGCGCCGGTGTACGCCCGCACCGTGCCCACCGCCATCGACCAGGCGCTGGACGCCCTGATCGACAACGCGGTGAAGTTCAGCGGGGTCGGGGGAGAGGTGACGGTGACCGTCCGGGCCGCCGAGGGCGGTACGGCGCTCACCGTCCGGGACACCGGCCCGGGCATGACGGCCAGCCAGCTGGACCAGGCCACCGAGCGGTTCTGGCGGGCGCCGGACGTGCAGAACGTGGACGGCGCGGGACTCGGACTGACCATCGCCGCGGTGCTCGTGGACGCCTCGGACGGCCGGCTCACCATGCGCCAGGGCGAGCCCCGGGGTCTGGTCGCCGAGTTGTGGTTCCCGGCGCCGGCCGGCGACCCGGTGGAGGCCGGCGACAAGGCCGCGGCGGACAGCCCGGCCGAGGCCGGCGGCACGGTGGGCGCCCGGCGCGACGGCGAGCCGGTCAGCCGCTGACCGCGCCTCGGCCGCAGCCCACAGCCGGGCTCAGGGCTTGGCGGCGCGGTACCACTGCGCCGCGCCCGGGTGCAGCGGCAGCGGGGTGGTGACGATCGCCGACCGAGGGCTCATCCGTCCCGCCGCCGGGTGGGCGGCGGCCAGTTCCGCCCGGCGCTCCATCAGCAGCCGGGTCACGTCGCGCACCAGCGCGGCGGGCAGGTCGGCGCGGACGATCAGGTAGTTCGGGTTCGCCACGGTGCTGACCGGTTCCGCCTGGTACATGGTGCGGGGGATGTCCCGGGTCACGTAGACCTGCCCGTACCCGCGGCGCAGCGACTCGGTCCACTCGCCCAGGTCCACGATCCGCAGCGAGGTCCGCTGGGCCAGGTCGGCGACGCCGCGTACGGGCAGTCCGCCGGAGAAGAAGAACGCGTCGATCCGGCCGTCCCGCAGGGCGGTCATCGAGTCGTCCAACCCGAGGTGCTCCTGGCGGATCCGGCCGCCGTCGAGCTGGGCCACCTTCAGCAGGCGAGTGGCGGTGATCTCGGTGCCGGACCCGTCGGCGCCCACCGAGACCCGGTGGCCACGCAGGTCGGCGAGCGTGCGGATCGGCCCCCCGGCGCGGGTGACCAGGTGCAGCAGGTCGTCGTAGACGCGGGCCACGGCGAGCACGGACGGGTGCTCGGGTTCACGCGGCGGGAGCACGTCGGCCTGGGTGAAGCCCAGTTCCGCCGCGCCGGAGCCGACCAGCCGGACGTTCTGCGCCGAGGCGGCGGTGACCACCACCTCGGCCCGTACCCCGGGCAGCTCCCGGTTGAGCACGGCGGCGAGCGACTGGCCGAAGGCGTGATAGACGGCGGTCGGGCTGCCGGTGGCGATGCGGATGCGGGTCGGCTCGGCCGGCTCGTCCCGGCATCCGGCCAGGCCGGAGACGAGCAGCAGCGCCAGCACGAGCGGGGCGGCGGCGCGCACAGGCCAGTGTCGGCTCACGGGCTGCACTCTGCGCCGTGCACCCGCCACCGCGCAAGCCCACCGCCGCGCAAGTCGCCCCTCGCGCAAGTCGCCCGCCGGGTAGGGCCCGGGCGGCCGGGCCGGTCAGCCGGCGGCGGCCAGCTCCGCGCTCTCGGTGATCCGGGTCCGGTACTCCCCGTTGGGCACGATCACCAGGAAGCAGCCCGCACCCGGCCGCAGCGCCGCCGGCACCTCCAGCAGCGCCGCGCTGCGGACCAGCACCGCCGCCAGGTCGCGGTCGGCCAGCCGGATGCCGAGGCAGTGCCGGCGTACGTGCCGGCCACCGGCGAGCAGCGCCGCCCGCCAGGCCGCCGCCGCCAGCCGGGGCCGCCAGAGCCGCCGTGCCGCCGAGGCGCCCGGGAACGGCCCGCCGAGCAGCTCCCGGCGGCCCTGCCGCCAACCGGTGGTGAGCAGATTCGCGTACGCCGCCCGGTGCTGCGGCGGCACCGCCAGCCGGTGCAGCTCGTACCGGCGGCGCAGGCCACCTGTGGTCAGTTCGTGCTGCACCGGCACGTCGAGCCGCCCCAGCAGCTGCCGCATCCGGTGCGCCGCGTCCTCGCGGTTGAACTCGGCGATCCCGCCCCGGTGCGGTCCGGGGTCCAGGCGGCGTACGTCGGCGGCCGGCGGCGGCGTGCAGCGCACCATGCAGGCGATCTCGAAGGCGTCGGTCAGGGTCAGCCAGTCCAGCGGCGGGGACGGGCGGGGGCGGTCGAGTAGCGAGGTGGGCTCGGCGAGCATCGGCTCAGCTCCTCGGGTCAGAGTCGGGGTACCTCTACCGTCGTCGCCAACCGCCGGGCCGGGAACCGATGCGGCCGAGCCTTGAGCAAAATTTGCGGGAAGCCCGCCGCTCAGAGTTCGGTGACCACCAGGTCGACCTGCCGCGGCCGCCCGGCCGACCGGGGTGCCTCCTCGACCGTGTACTTGAGGTCCCGCAGCACGCCCACCAGCGCGTCGGCGGTGCGCGGCCGGGCGTCGGCGAGCAGCAGATCCCGCACCAGGCGGCCCTTCGTCGCCTTGTTGAAGTGGCTCACCACCGACCGCGTCGGCGTGCCGTCCACGGTCCGCTCGTGCAGCACCCGCACCGTCACCGTGCGTTCGGCGAGCGCGCCGCGCGGCGTCCAGGTGGCCGCGTACGCGCCGGAGCGCAGGTCCAGCACCGGGCCGCGTCCCGCGGCGGGCTCCAGCACGGGGCCGAGCGCGGAACGCCAGTACGCCGACAGCGCCCCGAGCCCGGGCAGCCGCGCCCCGATCGGGCAGCGGTACGGCGGGATCCGGTCGGCGAGGCGTACCGCCCCCCACAGCCCGGAGCTGATCAGCACCTGGCGGCGGGCCGCCCGCTGCGCGTCGGCGGGCAGCGTGTCCAGCCCGAGCGCCTCGTAGAGCACCCCGGTGTAGAGCCGCCCGGCGGGTGCCGTGGCCGCCTCCCGCAGCCGGGCGTTGCGCCGCAGCTCGCCGCGCTGCCCCTCGGTCAGGCCCAGCGCGGTCCGGGCCGCCGCCTCGTCCGGCCCGGCGCACAGGTCGACGAGCGCGGTCAGCACCGCCTCCCGGGCCGGGTTCAGCTCGGTCAGGGACAGCCGGGACAGGTCCAGCCGGCGGCCGGTGCCGGCCTCGGCCTTCCCCTCCGACGGGGGCAGCAGGATGAGCACCGGCACAGCGTACGGGCCGGCCTCAGCGCCACGGCCGCACGGCACGGTCGGGGTGGTACACGCGACTGCCGCCCACCTCGGCCA
This genomic window contains:
- a CDS encoding DUF952 domain-containing protein; translated protein: MIYKILSDDEWAGARAAGRFTGTAMDRQDGYVHLSAADQVVETARRVFAGVTGLTLLAVDEARLGDALRWEVSRGGALFPHLYAALPVDAVVAAHPLPADRPAADAVAELLG
- the yaaA gene encoding peroxide stress protein YaaA, whose translation is MPVLILLPPSEGKAEAGTGRRLDLSRLSLTELNPAREAVLTALVDLCAGPDEAAARTALGLTEGQRGELRRNARLREAATAPAGRLYTGVLYEALGLDTLPADAQRAARRQVLISSGLWGAVRLADRIPPYRCPIGARLPGLGALSAYWRSALGPVLEPAAGRGPVLDLRSGAYAATWTPRGALAERTVTVRVLHERTVDGTPTRSVVSHFNKATKGRLVRDLLLADARPRTADALVGVLRDLKYTVEEAPRSAGRPRQVDLVVTEL
- a CDS encoding response regulator transcription factor, whose protein sequence is MRILLVEDDRRVAAALSSALTRRGYQVEHAATVAAALSAAPCDLVLLDLTLPDGDGTEVCRELRRRSSQLGIIAVTARGEERDRVLGLRLGADDYVVKPFSMVELQARIEAVLRRAAHTVPERHLIEAGPVRIDVGGRTVSVAGRDVALTRKEFDILLSLARQPGVAVPRERILLDVWGTTWADRHTVEVHVGSLRGKLGDATLVETVRGVGYRLRGA
- a CDS encoding sensor histidine kinase, yielding MRRRLVISYLLLMVLVLIALETPLAFTLASRETDRVRADRLADATRFASLAGPALRGGSPGPLDGELAAYDALYNIGAAVVDRERRTVAASSAWEPGAGTGPALDTALSGQQFSGPESVWPWGDGPVVTAVPINDGGEVLGAVVTTSPADGVRRTVSTWWLLLAGIGLLAVLACVSTAFGLAGWVLRPVTELDAVTHEIAEGRRTARVRPRLGPPELRRLATSFNDMADAVSDVMDRQRAFVAHASHQLRNPLTALRLRVEELGPSLGDADGRAEHRLALEETDRLATVLDALLTLARAEREENQRVTVDAAASAASRVAAWLPLARHREVALRLDADGAPVYARTVPTAIDQALDALIDNAVKFSGVGGEVTVTVRAAEGGTALTVRDTGPGMTASQLDQATERFWRAPDVQNVDGAGLGLTIAAVLVDASDGRLTMRQGEPRGLVAELWFPAPAGDPVEAGDKAAADSPAEAGGTVGARRDGEPVSR
- a CDS encoding TAXI family TRAP transporter solute-binding subunit — translated: MSRHWPVRAAAPLVLALLLVSGLAGCRDEPAEPTRIRIATGSPTAVYHAFGQSLAAVLNRELPGVRAEVVVTAASAQNVRLVGSGAAELGFTQADVLPPREPEHPSVLAVARVYDDLLHLVTRAGGPIRTLADLRGHRVSVGADGSGTEITATRLLKVAQLDGGRIRQEHLGLDDSMTALRDGRIDAFFFSGGLPVRGVADLAQRTSLRIVDLGEWTESLRRGYGQVYVTRDIPRTMYQAEPVSTVANPNYLIVRADLPAALVRDVTRLLMERRAELAAAHPAAGRMSPRSAIVTTPLPLHPGAAQWYRAAKP
- a CDS encoding acyltransferase, which gives rise to MTDSNDRSASVFVHPTADVEDGAKVGDGTKVWHLAHIRSSAQVGAGCVIGRNVYVDAGVTVGDLVKIQNNVSVYQGVTLEDEVFVGPCAVFTNDFRPRAQNPDWTITPTLVRRGASIGANATLVCGIEVGEYAMIAAGSVVTRDVKPYQLVAGNPARPKGWVDAKGEVVSRDVDNPPHQG